From a single Streptomyces sp. NBC_00237 genomic region:
- a CDS encoding helix-turn-helix transcriptional regulator, with protein sequence MDDLAGFLRTRRSRIDPAAVGISTDSRRRVAGLRREEVAHLSGVSVDYYVRLEQGRATQPSEQVLDALARVLDLDETEHEHLHRLARQPRHRAKVPGGRVRPEVRRTLDLVVDAPALIMDHRLDVLAGNRLAGLLYGRPVQGLNTARHIFLEEADRGLYADWEKCTLDVVGHLRLAVGKYPDDPRLASLIGELAMGSERFRRLWARADVRARTHGRKTYRHPLVGLLELHQENFALPDGSGMEMLVLSAAPGTPAEDGLRLLAGLGADVANGADRTNLGDGAGSGDPRPTRNSPARPQ encoded by the coding sequence ATGGACGATCTTGCGGGTTTCCTGCGGACACGGCGTTCCCGGATCGATCCGGCGGCCGTCGGCATATCCACCGACAGTCGCCGCCGGGTCGCGGGGCTGCGCCGCGAAGAGGTCGCGCACCTGTCGGGGGTCAGCGTCGACTATTACGTACGGCTGGAACAGGGGCGCGCGACGCAGCCCTCCGAACAGGTGCTGGACGCGCTCGCCCGCGTGCTCGACCTCGACGAGACCGAGCACGAGCACCTCCACCGGCTCGCCCGGCAGCCCCGGCACCGCGCGAAAGTGCCGGGCGGCCGGGTGCGTCCCGAGGTGCGGCGGACACTCGACCTGGTCGTCGACGCACCCGCGCTGATCATGGACCACCGCCTGGACGTGCTCGCCGGGAACCGTCTCGCCGGACTCCTCTACGGGCGGCCGGTGCAGGGACTGAACACCGCGCGGCACATCTTCCTGGAGGAGGCCGATCGCGGTCTCTACGCGGACTGGGAGAAGTGCACGCTGGATGTCGTCGGGCATCTGCGGCTCGCCGTGGGCAAGTATCCCGACGATCCCCGACTGGCCTCTCTCATCGGCGAGTTGGCGATGGGAAGCGAGCGCTTCCGCCGCCTCTGGGCACGCGCCGACGTACGCGCCCGTACGCACGGGCGCAAGACGTACCGGCATCCGCTGGTCGGTCTGCTGGAGCTGCACCAGGAGAACTTCGCGCTGCCGGACGGGTCGGGGATGGAAATGCTGGTGCTGTCCGCGGCTCCCGGCACCCCCGCGGAGGACGGGCTGCGGCTGCTGGCGGGGCTGGGGGCGGACGTCGCGAACGGTGCTGACCGTACGAACCTCGGTGACGGTGCGGGCAGCGGCGACCCGCGTCCTACGCGGAACTCCCCGGCCCGCCCGCAGTAG
- a CDS encoding NAD(P)H-dependent oxidoreductase, giving the protein MKTLIVHAHPEPQSLNGSLKDLAVTTLEAAGHEVRVSDLHAMGFKAVVDASDYGPHASQPLQVARDSGRAFDAGELTADVRAEQEKLLWADTVIFQFPLWWYSMPAILKGWVDRVFTFHFAYGVGEHSATKYGERFGEGTLMGKRALLSVTIGGPESHYAERGINGPIDDLLFPIQHGILYYTGIEVLAPFVLHGADRLTAEDYPDVAKAWQQRLLTLESTEPIAFRRQNFGDYEIPSMQLKEGLEPEGRTGFGLHVRG; this is encoded by the coding sequence ATGAAGACGCTCATCGTCCACGCCCACCCCGAGCCGCAGTCGCTCAACGGCTCGCTGAAGGACCTCGCCGTGACCACCCTGGAGGCCGCCGGGCACGAGGTGCGGGTGAGCGACCTGCACGCCATGGGCTTCAAGGCGGTCGTGGACGCCTCGGACTACGGCCCGCACGCCTCGCAGCCGCTTCAGGTCGCCCGCGACTCGGGCCGGGCCTTCGACGCCGGGGAGCTCACGGCGGACGTCCGCGCGGAGCAGGAGAAGCTGCTGTGGGCGGACACGGTCATCTTCCAGTTCCCGCTGTGGTGGTACTCGATGCCCGCGATCCTCAAGGGCTGGGTGGACCGGGTGTTCACGTTCCACTTCGCGTACGGGGTCGGCGAGCACAGCGCCACCAAGTACGGCGAGCGCTTCGGCGAGGGCACCCTCATGGGCAAGCGGGCCCTGTTGTCGGTGACGATCGGCGGCCCGGAGTCGCACTACGCGGAGCGCGGGATCAACGGCCCGATCGACGACCTGCTGTTCCCCATCCAGCACGGCATCCTCTACTACACGGGCATCGAGGTGCTGGCGCCGTTCGTGCTGCACGGCGCCGACCGGCTGACCGCCGAGGACTACCCGGACGTCGCCAAGGCATGGCAGCAGCGCCTGCTCACCCTGGAGTCGACCGAGCCGATCGCGTTCCGGCGGCAGAACTTCGGCGACTACGAGATTCCCTCGATGCAGCTGAAGGAGGGGCTGGAGCCCGAGGGCCGTACGGGCTTCGGACTGCACGTACGCGGCTGA